Proteins encoded by one window of Streptomyces sp. ALI-76-A:
- a CDS encoding NAD-dependent epimerase/dehydratase family protein, translating to MRLLLLGGTEFAGRAVAEAALGRGWDVTVFHRGRHEPPAGVRSLRGDRTAPDGLAALDGADGDWDAVVDTWSAAPRAVRDAAQLLRDRAGRYVYVSSCSVYAWPRRAGYTEDAPLVQDASADAGPTDYARDKRGGELAAVGAFGADRSLLVRAGLILGPYENIGRLPWWLNRIARGGPFLAPGPRALPLQYVDVRDLAEWILDSVERRTSGPYNLVGPPGHATMGSLLDACLAVTGAPAEPRWTAPETILDAGIEPWLHLPVWLPPDSEGHASVHGADVSRALAAGLRCRPVEDTVADTWRWLRDIGGVPPQRPDRPAVGLDPEREAKVLAAGGGVPGTTP from the coding sequence AGACTTCTGCTGCTGGGCGGGACCGAGTTCGCCGGACGGGCCGTCGCGGAGGCCGCCCTCGGGCGCGGCTGGGACGTGACGGTGTTCCACCGGGGACGCCACGAACCACCCGCCGGTGTGCGGTCGCTGCGCGGCGACCGCACCGCGCCCGACGGACTCGCCGCCCTGGACGGGGCCGACGGCGACTGGGACGCCGTCGTCGACACCTGGTCGGCGGCGCCCCGGGCGGTACGGGACGCGGCGCAGCTGCTGCGGGACCGCGCCGGCCGGTACGTGTACGTGTCGAGCTGCTCGGTGTACGCCTGGCCCCGGCGCGCCGGGTACACCGAGGACGCGCCGCTGGTGCAGGACGCGTCCGCCGACGCCGGACCGACCGACTACGCCCGGGACAAGCGGGGCGGCGAGCTGGCGGCCGTCGGGGCGTTCGGCGCGGACCGCTCCCTGCTGGTGCGGGCGGGCCTGATCCTCGGGCCGTACGAGAACATCGGCCGGCTGCCGTGGTGGCTGAACCGGATCGCCCGCGGCGGGCCCTTCCTCGCCCCCGGCCCGCGCGCGTTGCCCCTCCAGTACGTCGATGTCCGTGACCTCGCCGAGTGGATCCTGGACTCGGTGGAGCGGAGGACGAGCGGGCCGTACAACCTCGTCGGCCCGCCGGGACACGCCACCATGGGCTCGCTGCTCGACGCGTGCCTGGCCGTCACCGGCGCGCCCGCCGAGCCGCGCTGGACCGCCCCGGAGACGATCCTCGACGCGGGCATCGAGCCGTGGCTGCACCTGCCGGTGTGGCTGCCGCCGGACAGCGAGGGGCACGCCTCCGTGCACGGCGCGGACGTCTCCCGGGCGCTCGCGGCGGGTCTGCGCTGCCGTCCGGTCGAGGACACCGTGGCCGACACCTGGCGGTGGCTGCGGGACATCGGCGGCGTGCCGCCGCAGCGCCCGGACCGGCCGGCGGTGGGCCTTGACCCGGAACGGGAGGCGAAGGTCCTCGCGGCGGGTGGGGGTGTACCTGGCACCACCCCCTGA
- a CDS encoding sensor histidine kinase translates to MTIATKSGGDSARVRGVGRAALRGLGLALVVLPGAVLCFTLSVVSIALIPIGLGIVTTPWVLTGVRVFADWRRVLAAEWYGVRIPSAYRPLPEDANPWTRTSGMLRDPATWRDLRWLPVDMTAGFVTALLPAALLLYPLEGFALAAGLWRVFPDGYWYGFVPVTGQGSAFAAAALGLVLLFFAHFLTPRLLEGHFLLTRAVLGSGQRELAERVRVLTETRRDAVDTSAAELRRIERDLHDGAQARLVAMGMDLGTVEVLLEKDPEQARRLLAQARQSSADALAELRDLVRGIHPPVLAERGLGDAVRALALRLPVATEVEVDLSSRPDAPVESAAYFAVSEVLTNAVKHSGADRIWIDLHHARAEGMLRISVTDNGSGGAVTGAGSGLAGIERRLGTFDGVLAVSSPAGGPTMVTMEIPCALS, encoded by the coding sequence ATGACCATTGCGACGAAAAGCGGCGGCGACAGCGCACGGGTACGGGGCGTCGGACGGGCGGCGCTGCGGGGACTGGGCCTGGCGCTGGTGGTGCTGCCGGGGGCGGTGCTCTGCTTCACGCTCTCCGTGGTGTCGATCGCGCTGATCCCGATCGGCCTCGGGATCGTCACCACCCCGTGGGTGCTCACCGGGGTGCGGGTGTTCGCGGACTGGCGGCGGGTCCTCGCGGCCGAGTGGTACGGGGTGCGGATCCCGTCGGCGTACCGGCCGCTGCCCGAGGACGCCAACCCGTGGACGCGCACCTCCGGGATGCTCCGTGACCCCGCCACCTGGCGGGACCTGCGGTGGCTGCCGGTGGACATGACGGCCGGGTTCGTCACCGCGCTGCTGCCGGCCGCGCTGCTGCTCTACCCGCTGGAGGGGTTCGCGCTGGCGGCCGGGCTGTGGCGGGTCTTCCCCGACGGGTACTGGTACGGGTTCGTGCCGGTGACCGGGCAGGGCTCCGCGTTCGCCGCCGCCGCGCTGGGTCTGGTCCTGCTCTTCTTCGCGCACTTCCTCACCCCGCGGCTGCTGGAGGGACACTTCCTGCTGACCCGGGCCGTGCTCGGCTCCGGTCAGCGCGAACTGGCCGAGCGGGTGCGGGTGCTGACCGAGACCCGGCGGGACGCGGTCGACACCTCGGCGGCCGAACTGCGGCGCATCGAACGGGACCTGCACGACGGGGCGCAAGCCCGGCTGGTCGCCATGGGCATGGACCTCGGCACCGTCGAGGTGCTGCTGGAGAAGGACCCGGAGCAGGCCAGGCGGCTGCTCGCGCAGGCCCGTCAGTCCTCCGCCGACGCGCTCGCCGAACTGCGCGACCTGGTCCGGGGCATCCACCCGCCGGTGCTCGCCGAACGCGGACTGGGCGACGCCGTACGGGCGTTGGCGTTGCGGCTGCCCGTGGCCACCGAGGTGGAGGTGGACCTGAGCAGCCGGCCGGACGCGCCCGTGGAGTCGGCGGCGTACTTCGCGGTCAGCGAGGTGCTGACCAACGCGGTCAAGCACTCCGGCGCCGACCGGATCTGGATCGACCTGCACCACGCGCGGGCCGAGGGCATGCTGCGGATCTCGGTCACCGACAACGGCAGCGGCGGCGCGGTGACCGGGGCGGGTTCGGGCCTTGCCGGAATCGAACGGCGACTGGGTACATTCGACGGCGTCCTGGCCGTCAGCTCGCCCGCGGGCGGTCCCACCATGGTCACCATGGAGATCCCTTGCGCGTTGTCCTAG
- a CDS encoding response regulator transcription factor produces the protein MRVVLAEDLFLLRDGLVRLLEAYDFEIAAAVETGPELARALAELEPDVAVVDVRLPPTHTDEGLQCALDARRNRPGLPVLVLSQHVEQLYARELLADGSGGVGYLLKDRVFDAEQFVDAVRRVAAGGTAMDPQVIRQLLSRRAADDRPLGRLTPREREVLELMAQGRTNAAIAEKLVVTERAIAKHTSNIFAKLGLEVSDDDNRRVLAVLAYLDQDR, from the coding sequence TTGCGCGTTGTCCTAGCCGAAGACCTGTTCCTGCTGCGCGACGGACTCGTCCGGCTCCTCGAGGCCTACGACTTCGAGATCGCCGCCGCGGTCGAGACCGGGCCGGAGCTGGCCCGGGCACTGGCCGAACTGGAGCCGGACGTCGCCGTGGTCGACGTCCGGCTCCCGCCCACGCACACCGACGAGGGTCTGCAGTGCGCGCTCGACGCCCGCCGGAACAGACCCGGGCTGCCGGTGCTGGTGCTGTCCCAGCACGTGGAGCAGCTGTACGCGCGCGAGCTGCTCGCCGACGGCAGCGGCGGGGTCGGATATCTGCTCAAGGACCGGGTCTTCGACGCGGAGCAGTTCGTGGACGCCGTACGACGGGTGGCGGCGGGCGGCACGGCGATGGATCCGCAGGTGATCCGGCAGCTGTTGTCCCGGCGGGCGGCCGACGACCGGCCGCTGGGGCGGCTGACCCCGCGCGAACGGGAGGTGCTGGAGCTGATGGCCCAGGGCCGGACCAACGCGGCGATCGCCGAGAAGCTCGTCGTGACGGAACGGGCGATCGCCAAACACACCTCCAACATCTTCGCCAAACTGGGCCTGGAGGTGTCGGACGACGACAACCGACGCGTCCTGGCGGTTCTCGCCTATCTGGACCAGGACCGCTGA
- a CDS encoding DUF1996 domain-containing protein has protein sequence MGRNTRKRRSSMATKAVAASAALALGGGGLIWANFYASAHESNDSSQNQTKAAAGQIATISCPDVGQKLTSVPDGARAGVDKELANLDKQITEAYARLASTRQAQAGDPGFVQNAIVGPLKDKRAATIDRIRINIQRVGGQAQNLSQLAACTPQAATPETNAGEGDGGQNQDGGQNDGGQDGGQDDGGQNEGGQDGGQQPGNGGQGGNGPVAADFQDITTVQPNNQLGVGANGLAANGRSGSRGTFTTVCGTNSNDNHNTDNVIVAPGVTNGAHHLHDYVGNQNNDAFASDEDLAAADTSCQNQGDKSSYFWPVLRLQDGTQDFDQNNAGGGTEGNVGKILEPVQAQLKFVGNKKSKVVGMPTGLRIITGDAKSFVNGLANANVNWSCTGFEDRQLKDKYPICPEGSDVVRVSNFQSCWDGQNIDSANHRTHVSFVQADGTCANGFKAIPQLQVRLVYDVPAPAIENGQVVNPFAVDSFPEQLHKPITDHNDFINFFSQNTMNKMVNCINTGKKCK, from the coding sequence ATGGGACGCAACACACGTAAACGCCGTTCGTCGATGGCCACGAAGGCCGTGGCAGCATCGGCGGCCCTAGCGCTCGGTGGGGGCGGGCTGATCTGGGCGAACTTCTACGCTTCGGCGCACGAGTCCAACGACTCGTCGCAGAACCAGACCAAAGCCGCCGCAGGGCAGATAGCCACGATCTCCTGCCCGGATGTGGGGCAGAAGCTGACGAGCGTGCCCGACGGGGCCCGCGCAGGTGTCGACAAGGAGCTGGCGAACCTCGACAAGCAGATCACCGAGGCCTACGCCCGGCTCGCTTCCACGCGCCAGGCCCAGGCAGGTGACCCGGGCTTCGTCCAGAACGCGATCGTCGGCCCCCTCAAGGACAAGCGGGCCGCCACGATCGACCGCATCCGGATCAACATCCAGCGGGTCGGCGGACAGGCACAGAACCTGAGCCAGCTCGCCGCCTGCACCCCGCAGGCCGCCACTCCGGAGACCAACGCCGGTGAGGGCGACGGCGGTCAGAACCAGGACGGCGGTCAGAACGACGGCGGCCAGGACGGCGGTCAGGATGACGGCGGCCAGAACGAGGGCGGCCAGGACGGCGGCCAGCAGCCCGGCAACGGCGGTCAGGGCGGCAACGGCCCGGTGGCGGCCGACTTCCAGGACATCACCACCGTCCAGCCCAACAACCAGCTGGGCGTCGGCGCGAACGGTCTCGCCGCGAACGGCAGGTCCGGTTCGCGGGGCACCTTCACCACGGTCTGTGGCACCAACAGCAACGACAATCACAACACGGACAACGTGATCGTCGCCCCCGGTGTCACCAACGGCGCGCACCACCTGCACGACTACGTCGGCAACCAGAACAACGACGCGTTCGCGAGCGACGAGGACCTGGCTGCCGCCGACACCAGCTGCCAGAACCAGGGCGACAAGTCGTCGTACTTCTGGCCCGTGCTGCGTCTGCAGGACGGCACGCAGGACTTCGACCAGAACAACGCCGGTGGCGGCACCGAGGGCAACGTCGGCAAGATCCTCGAACCCGTCCAGGCGCAGCTCAAGTTCGTCGGCAACAAGAAGAGCAAGGTCGTCGGCATGCCGACCGGCCTGCGCATCATCACCGGTGACGCCAAGTCGTTCGTCAACGGTCTCGCCAACGCCAACGTCAACTGGAGCTGCACCGGTTTCGAGGACCGGCAGCTGAAGGACAAGTACCCGATCTGCCCCGAGGGCAGTGACGTGGTCCGCGTCTCCAACTTCCAGAGCTGCTGGGACGGCCAGAACATCGACAGCGCCAACCACCGCACCCACGTGTCGTTCGTCCAGGCCGACGGCACCTGCGCCAACGGCTTCAAGGCGATCCCGCAGCTCCAGGTCCGTCTGGTCTACGACGTACCGGCCCCGGCCATCGAGAACG